Part of the Ursus arctos isolate Adak ecotype North America unplaced genomic scaffold, UrsArc2.0 scaffold_1, whole genome shotgun sequence genome, AGTCCACTTCCACCCCCTCTGAGACAAGAGGGAGAGGTGGTAGAATACTGTTTAAAATACACTTTCTCGTTTCTAAACGCAGCAGAGGAAAGACGTAGGCACCCTTTCTCCAGTTTGCAAGCGAGGGGCCAAGACACATGAGCACTCAGCACGCGGCAGGGAGAAGAGTGGGGGTGACTCCTGCACGAGGCGCCTGCCTTCCCCCAGAGCCCCTCCGCCGTCCGTTGGGGCTGGCCTGCCTGGCTGCTCCGGCCCGCCCGCGTCCTCCCGCCAGGCTGGTGACCTGGGCCGGGGGTCATTGCCGATTCCGGCTGCCCAGCTTCCTGCGATCCTTATTCTGGCTGCGCTGAGGGTCATCCATTTTGTGGACTCGGAAACATTCCTTGAGGTTCTGGGACCGGATCTTGGGATTCAAGATCTCCTCAGTCATGGAGCTGGGGAACCAGCCTCTCTCCTGGTCGTGCAGACGCTCGCCAAAGATCCACCCTGTGTAGGGACAGGTTGGGAGGGTCAGGCTGTGGGGGTGAGGCTGAGGGCTGAGCCTCCATCCCAGCCAGGGCTCTCATCTGTGCGgggaggagaggtgagggaggTGCAGGAGCCCAGCCGGCCTTTCCAGAGGGCACCTGCTCGGCGAACCACTGCTGGCCACGCTCAGATTGGGTTTTCTCCCACAAGCTGTGGAAGCACTGCCCTGACACCCTCCTGGGGAACGTGGTCCTGGGGTGCCACGGTGTGTCCCAAATATATTGACTGGAACCCATTCCTGAGCCCTCAGCAACTGTCTGCTGCTCAGCATGAAGCCAGGAGACCGCAAGGCAGCCCCCAAAAGGGAGAGGTAACCAAGCTGACCACTTGGTGTCTGGAATACCGCCATCACCCTCTTGTTGGGCAGCCTGTCTCGGAGCCTCAGCCTCGTGATGTCTGCTTCTGCACATGGGGCTCGGACACCCCCACCTGATCCCTCAGACTGGTGCAGAGtgcgggggtggggaaggggtggcgCGGGTGGGAGGTGCACCCAGCCCCGGGCCTCACCGTCTTCAGTCTTTTCCAGGATGTTCAGGATGTCGGCCAGCTCCAGCGTCAGCTCGTCCGGCTGCTGGGCCACGTACGGGTGCACGCACTGGACCTGGGGGCAGtctgaagggaggagagagggaggcggCACGTCCTCGTCACCGTGTCACCCGTCCTGCTCCGTACCCGGCAAAGCCTGGACACCCCCCAGGTTAGCCGGGCAGGCACGCCTGTCTGACAGAGCAGTGCGAATTCCCACAGCCACTGGAAAGGGTCTGTTTGAGGGAGAGGAGGGTTTGGCTCCAGAGAAAACATGGTTTAAACCGCCAGGGGCTCTGAAGAGAAACAATCTATGGGTAAAGGGATGAACGGGCTGGGCGGGGGGCTTATTTTGGACTTCAGAAGGAACTTCTCGGACCTGCGATGTGGTGCCGGGAGCTGCTCTGGGAGGGCCGGGACTCAGCGCAGTCAGGGCTAGCAGCTTCTCTGGGAGGCAGGTGGGCCCGCacccttttatattttaaaggttttcagACAGCTGGCTACCCCAAAAGAACACTGATGTTTGCCTTCTGGGCCCAAATTCCTCCTGGTTTCCTTGTGGGACCTGTTACTTAAGACCCAGTGACTTATTTCATTATTAACCAGCCACATGTTTGTGAAGCTCAGTGACACTGATTTCTCCACCCGGATTGGTCTTCGGGCCCTTCTGGCGGGGGAAGCCACGCTGGCCTCTGGAACGGCCGGCTCCTAGGCACTGCCCCATCAGGAGTGCAGAGAGCACCTGCCCCGCACCTGCCCGCCCTGCCCTGCAGGCGGCCGCTTCCTCCCTGAGGACACTTACCCAGCAGCCGGGAAGTGAAGGAAACAAACTTGGTTCTCCGGTTGGGGGCCAGTGAGGTCATCCAACGCTTCATCTCACTCCTGGAACATGGAGGAGGACACTGCCAAAACCACAGAGCAACCCCCTTTCCCTCCGGGCGTGGTGCCAGGCATCCCACAAGGCCACAGCAGGAcagctgtggggggggggcagaatcCAGGGGCGAGGCATGGGGAGCCCTACAGAATCTCCCTGACATGCGTGAAAGTCAGCTGGTGAGGGAGAGCCGTCCGAGACACCCCAAACACCCCTGAAGCCTCAGGCTCTCAGATATGGAGCCAGGGAGGTTGTCGTTGTCCCCATCGGGGTGGTGGGAACTGGACTGAGATGGGGGTGTGACCTGTGAGCTCTGTCCAGTGGGGACAAATGCTGGGCACCACACGGGGCTCACAGAACCTCTCTCCACACTGACCCTGGCTGTCCCAGAGCCCgggggctgcagggcagggggcctGACTGCTCAGAGGGGTGATACGATGGCCCTGGGACCACCCCGGGGTGTGGCGCACTGGTCAGCGTGGCCCCAAGGGTTCTACATCTCATGAGGAAAGAGAGGCCCCTTCCCCGAggggacacacacagacacaaagccCCCAACTGATGGCAGCCCCTGGTGGCCGGTGGACCACCAGGCGTGTGCCGAGCCCCGAGCCTTGCTCCACCTGGGAAGGGGACTCGGAGGCGCCTCGGGCGTCAGGGGCAGGGCTGGCGGCGCGGGGCACTCACTGAGAAGACGCTTTCAGCATGTAGGTGGCCTCCCGGTCGTCCGCGTTCTCCAGCAGCCGCAGGATGAACACGTTGGCCAGCGTCTGGCCCTGGTCCTCCAGCTCCTCCACGCGGAGGAGGCCCCGTGGGGCCGAGTCAAACACTTGGTACTTGTCTCTGGGGACCCAGGGTGGCAGGGTGGGTGTGTTGGTCCCAAGGAGGCCCCTGAGTCCCAGGGAACCCCACACCCCCAGTCCTGCTGGCCCTACTGTTCTGGTCACTCCTCACCTCATTCTGGAAGCGCCCCACCTGAACACCggtccccctcacccccagactGCCACCTCCCACGGTGACCGAGGGGGTAGCCCGAGCTCCGCCTGCCCTGCCCAAAGCCCCGGGGCCGGCCAAGCCCCCTCCTCCAGGGCGGGGGCCAGCTGCTCACCCGGGGATCTGGCGGCAGATCACCAGCAGGTCGTTGAAGAGGAAGAGGTAAATTTCCCGGAAGAGTTTCTTGGTCCGCAGCGTTCGGGAGGTCTTGGGGCCCGACATCTGCTGGAGCTCACCCTGCTTCAGCAGCcagcgggagtgggagatgaTGGGCACCGACTGCGCGGGTGGGGGGATGCCGTCAGAAAGGCCGTGCCCCTCCAGGCCTCCCCTCAcgactcccccaccccacctgcgtCACTGGAGTGCTAACCTGAGGAGCAGCAGGGGGTGCGGCCCTGGGGGTGCGGTGGAAGGACGGAGTAGTCCTGGGCAAATGCAGGAagggcggggtgtgtgtgcgcgtgtgtgtgtgcgcgcgcacacactcCCAGgtacacgtgcatgtgtgtggctgtgtgtgcctATCTGTGCCTGGGTGCGCCTGTGCATTTGTCTGTTGTGCATGTGCTTGTGTCTAAGTGTGTCCACGTGGACCCGAGTCTCtacatgggtgtgtgtgggtgtgtgtgtgtgggcaccTGCAGAATCAGAGGAGGAGCCAAGTTCACAGCGGAGAGGAGAGAACTGGGTGCCGTGGGACAAGCCGGCCAGGTCTGCAGGCACCCGCTGCGTGGCTCGGGGGAGGCTCCTGGCACCCAGTGGTCGAGCCAGCAGGGGGAGACATAAGGGGAGCCCAGAAGGCCATGTCTGCATCCTCAGCTGGGGCTCAGTTCCTAAACACAGCAGGACCTCAGGGACCCTCAGTGGGCATGGTGTCCTCATGTGCCCATGTCACCAGAAACCAGGCCCCAGGGGCCTTTCGGGCTCACGGATGACTGAAGCTTGACATAAAATCAGGGAGGTCGGTAACTGCTGTCAGATTTTCAGTCCCCCCTCACGACCCCCATGTGAGAATCCCTGGAATGGTCCCTGTCATATGCTTCATGTCAACGAactgctcaaagtcacacaaccAAGAAATGAGAGCAGGCAGCTCCAGGGTCTTGCACCCCGTAAGCACAGGCCAATGTGATGGCATGGtcaggggggcaggcaggggcagctAGGGGTGTCAAGAGAGACGTCAATGAAGGTGCCACTGCACTGAGACACGAGGGTGGCCAATCACTGAACTCAACCAGGGACAGATGCCCCCGGCCCGCCCAGCTGGGCTGGCGACACACGGACGGGCACAGGCTCACCTTGATCTTAAACTCCATCTTCTTCTGAATGCTGATCATCTGCTCCGTGCGGCTCATTTTCCTGACGCCCTCGTTGCACGCTTTTACCACCTGGCATAAGAAGGGGGACACATGAGGCCAGGGGCAGCCAGCTGTTCCCGGCCACTTCCTCTGTCCACGCAGGCCCCAGAGCGTGGCAGACAGCGCCTGCAGCTGAGACCAGCTGGCCCGCTCCTCGTTACGGCTCTCTGCTCTGGCCGAACTCATTAAAAACTGCAATAATTTTACATGCACTAAAATGCAGAGCAGAGCCTGCTTGGAAACCACAGTCCCTTTTTGCGAAGGTTGCAGTTGTATGTGCAGGTGTGCCAGGGCGGGCACCTGCATGCCAGCAGCGAGGTGTGGGGTGACAGGCCATCTTTACCCTCTTCCTTTCACTTGTGGGCAcctgctcaattttttttttgtattgaacATCAATtactttaataaattaaaaaaatccaccattattttatttgtttatggattttattttttaagtaatctctacacacaaggggctcgaacccacaaccccgagatcaagaatcgcatgttctaccgactgtgccagccgggcgcccctaaaAATCCACCTTTGTTAAGAAAAAGGTGAATTACGAGAAGCACAAGCATAGCTTTCGTtagacaggaaggaaagagaggtgaCAGCAGAGTACTTAAGAAACAGAGAGGCTGGCCCCCGGCACACAGGACTCACCCTCTGGGGCCCAGTGGGGGCGGGGATGAACCCTCCGCCTGATCAGGTGCGTGGGTCctaggggagggcagagggcccTGAAAGATGCTGCCTGGCTCCCGGGGCACTCACCCTCCCCGACCAGCTGCCAAGTGGCCAACCGGTAAGGGACAGGAGGAGGCGCCGGCCAGGGAGACAACAGTGAGAAGCAGCCTTTGCAGCTCCAATGGCTTAGAACTGCCATCAGATGCCCGCCGAGGCCAGTCCTTTTACTGAGCTGCTACCTCTGGTACAAGAAGAGGAAAGGCCCCCCAATAGCAGGCTCTCACCCATCACAGTCACTGGCACTTTGAGACGGAGGAGAGGATCCACGGTAGCCGCGCATGCAAGGACGGACACGCGTGCtgacccccaccccgggcacaCCCATAACTCTGCCGGCAACTCCCAAGAGAAACCGCTTCTCCAAGGGTGAGGAATGGACATGGCGTCTTCGCTTCTGGGCAGAAAAAGCCCAGGGCTTGGCAGGGCCAGTGAGTCCTCCCGCAGACAGGAGGGGAGCAGCCCAGACACGGGGAGAGGCATGGGGAGGAAGAcacagggcagggctgtgtcagCGCACAAGAAGAGCCAGATCCAGCTCCCTGGGCCGTACCAGGAGGGAAGACACTAGAAGCAGGCAAGGACAAGCATGGGGCCTGTGAGAGAGACGGCCTGTGGGGGGCAGCAGAGGTCACCACGGCTGTGGCCCGGGCCGACCCTGGCACAGCGACAGCAAGGCGCTCTACTCAGGCCTCACCTGATCTGTTTGGGCGACTCAgtgactttcctttccttttcttttctttttttttttttgaagtaatctttatgcccaatgtggggcttgaactcgcgacCCTGAGCTCCAGAGTCACGTGCTCCcctgactgaaccagccaagcGCCCCTCAATGACTTTTTGATTGTAAAAGCAGGTATTAAAATGAATTTGCACTTTCCAAAGATGCGGcgacagaggaggaagcaggaccAGAAGGCGGGGGTCCGGACAAGGAACACAGTCCACTGGGgacaagaagggaggaggaagcacAGCTCACCATTTCCAGCTCTTTGTGGGCATCCAAGGCCGTGCACTCACGCTCAGACCTTTCTTCCACTCTCTTCAGAATGTTCTGAGCACAGGAAAATCTGCATTAATTGGATCCCGGCTGGCCtttcctccccgccccgcccccacgcaGCGGTGGCACAATGAAGAGACCAACTGGGGCGCAGAAGAACCCACAGAGGGCGCAGGACCGAGCACCCTGACCCACAGGCAGGCTTCCCCAGAGCCTTAACCATGAAGGCCTAGTTGCTGCCTGAGATCCCCAGGGGAGCTCAACGAGGACATCAAAGCAACGCTGGTGCCCCTTGCTGGCCCGGCAGGGAGGGGATGGGCACGCTCAGGCCAGCCCCGGCCCAAGGGGTGTGCAACGCTCGGGGCGGCATGGTGGggggcctgccctgccctgcccctgggaCTGCCTTTTGTAGCCAAGTCCCAATGACCCTGAGATTTTAACTCTGGTTTTTCTgatgaaaatgccttttttccaACAGTTCGATTTTCTTGAATTAACAAAATGAGGCTTACATGACCTTTACCTCAAACATGCTTCCTCGGAAAGCATTCCCCGATGGCTCCACGCCGCCACCCGGCCTCCCCTCGCCCCCGGGCTTCCTCAACACATTAAGGTAGGTCTTGATCTTACTTTTGTTGGTTTTCATTgtataaaaattaagatttttatatatccatatatgCTCTTTTCCTatcatttcttaaatgtttccccgtcttctgtttccttttttccaagttaaaaaaaaaaatcacacgtAACCCCTTCGTTGATGGTGTCCTGTGACTTGCGTGCTCCCTGAGTTCTCTGAGTTCTCGCAGAGCGCTCTCTCAggctgtcctgggggtggggggttgcttCCTCTGAcgcccctctctgtctctctctttggtCTCAGGCCTCTGGGCCCTGTCCCCCCCAATccctccacgcccccccccccattgcgaTCTGTCCTTACTACCGCCGCCATGGAGCTAGCTAGCTGGCCCAGGGCTTCGGCCTCCCCCCGTCCGACCTCTGAGCTCCCCTAACTGTGGCTCGCAGGTCACCCTCTCAGCTCATCGCCCTCAGAGCCACGGCCAGGGCCACACCTTCCACTCCCGCTGCCACTGGGTCCCCGCCGTATGGGAGATGATGCCCTTTCAGGAAATGTCCCCTCTTCATGCTTCCCTCGCCCCAGCCCTCCTGGGCTTCCTCCTTCCTCGCCTCGCCTCCTTGGGCACTGTCCCCAGGGCTGGGTCTTGGgacccctttctctccttccttgatGGTCTCACTAAATGCCACCTCGATGCCGAGAGGCCCCTCCCTGACTTCTCCCTTTAGCTCTGATCGTGGTGGAGATTCGCTTGCTCAGTCGTCTGCTCAGCAAGGTCACACTGAACCCCGACCTCTCCCAGCCTGTCTCCCCACCTCGGGAAGGGCTGCTCCATCCCTCACGCTCCAGctcactcttcctccctcttccccggAGGAGCAAGTGGGCCTCTCAATTCTGATTTCCCTCCAGggtctcccctccttctcccactcccactccccgcCTCGCCCCCAGGCCAAGCTGCCTTCTGCCACGGCTTCCTGACCCCTTCTCCCCTTTGcactcctgctctcctgcccaTCACTCTGCACAGACAGCGCTGTGTGCTCTCTCCGAAAGGAGTTAGATCAGGCGACGCCCCGTCCTGCTGAAGAATGAAGCCAGCATCTTGCCTGGTCCCTCAGGGCCCCCACTGGCCTCACCACATCTCTGCACTCACTCCTGTCAAGTGCCCTCAGCTCACCACTGGCCTTCCTGCCTGCGAGCCTcgctgccccagggcctttgcataagCAATTATCTATCACCTGAATGGCTCCTCTCCGTCTGCcaagtctcagctcaaatgtcacttgtCTAAGAGTCTTTCTTGACCCGCACCTGGTGGTGGCCAGGCAGTGACCTCCCAGTCATGTGCCCCCACCCCCGTTCCACTGTCCTCACAGCCATGACCACTTCCTCCTTGTGCGTGCTCGCGATCCCTCTCCCGGACTGTGGCTCGCTGGGAACAGCAGCTGAGTCTCCCACTGCTCGGTACACAGTAGGAGCTTCATTAGGATTTGTGGAACAAACGGACTTCCTAGAAAACTAGCAGAAGCCTGGAACGACCGAGGGAAACGGTCTGCAGCGGGAGAGGCATACGCAAGCCCGGCCTGCACGTCGGGTGGGAGAGGCTGGTACCTGCACCAACAGCTTGAGGCGTGTGATCCTCTGGAAAGGCAGGATGAGGAAGGAGGACAGGGGCAGCCCCCGGCACTTGGGGTCCAGCTCCAGCTGCGCAATCAGCTCCCGAAAGGCGGCCTTCTCCTGGCTGGGGGACACAGACGTGAGAGTCGGGCTCTGGCTCGCAGGAGGCGTGAATCAGAAGTACGTCCACAGCCTCGGAGGAACCGGACAGCCCACGGGCACGGAACACAcgttgatttcttttcttttactggaAAATCAACTGTTCACGCACAAGTAACAATAGTGGCTTCACATGGCTGGCCCACGAAAACTTAGCACAATATGTTACATGTGGGAAGGTAAGAATTCCTCGTGTGGCCAAGTCTATGACTCAGATGCAGGATCTGGTGATTTACCCAGCAGGGACCGGCGGCAAGGTGAACCCAcggagagacagaaacagcagcAGGCTGGGGACAAGGGCCGGAGGGATGTCCTGTCTGCAGGTGGCTCGGCAGTGGGAAGAGGGGGCCGCCCTGACACGGGCTCCAGGGACCTGCTGGGCGGCACGTCAGCAGGGACGCTGGCTCGCCGCCTTGCCCTCGGGCCCACCTGGCTGGAGGGGCACACCCTTGTCCCCTCGGCCCTGCAACACCGGGATCCTGTTCTCTGCTTGTCGCCTCCATGTTTGTCCTCAGAACTGGTGTCCTGATTCCCTCAAATCCTAGTTTTCAACCCCCAAGCGTAAAACACCAAACCCTGAATGCTCAAGTTTTCCAACGTCCACAGTGAGCGGCGTGGCTTGCCGACAAGGCCCAGGGGAGTGTAACATTCAGATGTGACTTCTCAGGGAGCCCGCGGCGCTCCTGAGCGGAGCTAAGCACACGTCACCGTTAACTGTCACTGGAGCGCGGCACAGGCGTGCGAGGCAGTCAAAAGAGGCAGATTGACTGGAAAATCACCTCATCAACCGAAACCCCAGGGAAGCTGGCAAGTGGGCAGATGAGTGACAAAATCAAGGGTGTTGCTGGGACGTCACCAAGAcgccctcctgccccacccttgCCTCCAGCTCTAGTTCAAACCATCTTCCCGACCTCCTGGGACACGAGGGGCCCTCGCGGCCTCAAACCCTCTTTCTTAAGCGTCACAGAGCTCAGCCCAGCCGTTCTGGACACAGGTCCCGTGGGCACCATGGCTGATGGTCGTGGGGTTAACATTTCTCTAGTGACCCCGCGGCCCTGGAACATGCCAGGCTTGGAGTACGCTGGGAAAGCAGAGGCCCGAGGACCGCGGCTCGGTGTCCCGGTGGGAGGAGCCAGAGCCCGCAGCCGGGGATGGGGGGCACTCACAGCAGCTGCTTGTAGGTCCTCTCCTGGTACGTCTGGTTGCTGACGTAGGTGATGTACACGGAGAAGTGGTTGGCCGCGTAATGGTACACGATGTCACACACGTCCGAGATGACGATGTTCTCCTCCATCCGGCGCTCCAGCTCCAGCAGGaacctgcggggggggggggggggggcgcctcgGGTTAAGGGCACCTGACAGGGACACTCAGGACACATCGCCGCCCCCGGGCCCGGCTCGTGCAAAGCCACAGACGCGGCAGGACGTGATCCCCACACTGAGGGCACATTTGGTCACATCAGGGAATTATTTGTCCAGTGTTTTTAGGTGCGTAAGAGCATTAGGCgtgtttttaaaagagagagaaaggggcctTATGTTTGACACACATGCTGGCGTGTTCACAGATGAGGCAACGACGGGGATTTGCTTCAGAGGGATCCTGTGGGTggcggggagggctggggacGCGGGCAAACCCAGATGCCGGGCCGGGGGTGGGCTCGTCACACGGGCGTCTCTACTCCTGCGTGTCTGGAAGTCTCCACGATACAgtgtaagtaaatacataaataaaaagactcCCTTTCCCCAACGGGGTGAAGCGGCCAAGGGGTCTCTCAGCAACCTTGTGCCTGAGCCCACTGGGCGGGGCTGCCCTGAGGAGGTGGGTGTCCGTGCGGAGGAGGAGGGACCCACGGGGGGCCCACAGAGTGCCCGGGGTGCCCCAGgggtggaggggcccctcctgcCACACCATGGCTTCACATCTGAACGTGCGCAGTTGGACCAGCTCATCCAAAGCTGAGTTTTGCACTTGGAGCCTCAGACTCCACAACCCAGCGGGAAATGGTCGGTGAAAGTTCTATCTTCCCAGTACAACTGGCGTCCTTTTCTTCTTTGCGAGAATCAGTTAACGATGGTTTATTCCGCCTCCAGTTAAGCCTCTCCCATCCTTCGTACAGGCAAAACGACGGAGGCACAGGTCCCAAGCCGCTTCCACAAACGGTTGCAAACACCATCCAGTTGGAGAGAGAAGGCACACGTCCGGGACGGGGCTCTGCACCGGCCCCCCGAGAGTCTTGGGGCTGTGCACGCGCCCAGCCAGGGTTTTAGGACACCAGGATAAAGTGCAGCTCGCACGGACCCCCTGGACCTGGTCAGGACACCCACCATACACCTGCCTGACGGTGGGGGACGCGTGGAGCCCTGTGGTGATGGGAAGGAATCTGCAGGTAGCAGCCCTGCTCAGGGGACGCAATCTGCCGCCCTGCTGGGAGGGGTGGCAGACGGCTGGgtttacgtatttatttatatcttactACAGATAATTCCAAACACACAAGCAGAGAAGCCAGTGTAACGAGCCCTTGCCACCAGCTTCAGCCGTGCCCCAGGTGAGAAGCTTCTGGAAGCCTGGCCTCACAAGGCCCAGGGCAGGTGGCTC contains:
- the NGEF gene encoding ephexin-1 isoform X2; the encoded protein is MELLAAAFSAACAVDHDSSTSESDARDSASGHLPGSESSSTPGNGATPEECPALADSPTTLTEALQMIHPIPADSWRNLIEQIGLLYQEYRDKSTLQEIETRRQQDAEIHTSARGSPASEEAPEEEEDEEEEDEPASPPERKALPQICLLSNPHSRFNLWQDLPEIQSSGVLEILQPEEIKLQEAMFELVTSEASYYKSLSLLVSHFMENERLKKILHPSEAHILFSNVLDVMAVSERFLLELERRMEENIVISDVCDIVYHYAANHFSVYITYVSNQTYQERTYKQLLQEKAAFRELIAQLELDPKCRGLPLSSFLILPFQRITRLKLLVQNILKRVEERSERECTALDAHKELEMVVKACNEGVRKMSRTEQMISIQKKMEFKIKSVPIISHSRWLLKQGELQQMSGPKTSRTLRTKKLFREIYLFLFNDLLVICRQIPGDKYQVFDSAPRGLLRVEELEDQGQTLANVFILRLLENADDREATYMLKASSQSEMKRWMTSLAPNRRTKFVSFTSRLLDCPQVQCVHPYVAQQPDELTLELADILNILEKTEDGWIFGERLHDQERGWFPSSMTEEILNPKIRSQNLKECFRVHKMDDPQRSQNKDRRKLGSRNRQ
- the NGEF gene encoding ephexin-1 isoform X1, with product METRGSEGLEKPWKKSVSGSQETDDVQDKVRPELLSEDEKTRHANRETQDREPRRHIPIQRNSIFNRTVRRKSKGKARDTPEENTPHPADSVENGQPANEPLTLSSPQSRMSQWRIPIRPDPGAKRTSESSSTPGNGATPEECPALADSPTTLTEALQMIHPIPADSWRNLIEQIGLLYQEYRDKSTLQEIETRRQQDAEIHTSARGSPASEEAPEEEEDEEEEDEPASPPERKALPQICLLSNPHSRFNLWQDLPEIQSSGVLEILQPEEIKLQEAMFELVTSEASYYKSLSLLVSHFMENERLKKILHPSEAHILFSNVLDVMAVSERFLLELERRMEENIVISDVCDIVYHYAANHFSVYITYVSNQTYQERTYKQLLQEKAAFRELIAQLELDPKCRGLPLSSFLILPFQRITRLKLLVQNILKRVEERSERECTALDAHKELEMVVKACNEGVRKMSRTEQMISIQKKMEFKIKSVPIISHSRWLLKQGELQQMSGPKTSRTLRTKKLFREIYLFLFNDLLVICRQIPGDKYQVFDSAPRGLLRVEELEDQGQTLANVFILRLLENADDREATYMLKASSQSEMKRWMTSLAPNRRTKFVSFTSRLLDCPQVQCVHPYVAQQPDELTLELADILNILEKTEDGWIFGERLHDQERGWFPSSMTEEILNPKIRSQNLKECFRVHKMDDPQRSQNKDRRKLGSRNRQ